In Peromyscus maniculatus bairdii isolate BWxNUB_F1_BW_parent chromosome 9, HU_Pman_BW_mat_3.1, whole genome shotgun sequence, one genomic interval encodes:
- the Cideb gene encoding lipid transferase CIDEB: protein MEYLSALNPSGLLRSVSTVGSEIGRRVWNSAPPPQRPFRVCDHKRTVRKGLTAATRQELLDKVLETLLLSGVLTLVLEEDGTAVENEDFFQLLEDDTCLMVLERGQSWSPRSGMLSYGLGREKPKHSKDIARITFDVYKQNPRDLFGSLNVKATFYGLYSMSCDFQGVGPKKVLRELLRWTSSLLQGLGHMLLGISSTLRHVVEGAERWQWHKQTHLHS from the exons ATGGAGTACCTTTCAGCCTTGAACCCCAGTGGACTGCTGAG GTCAGTATCCACTGTGGGCTCTGAAATCGGCCGTAGGGTCTGGAACTCAGCTCCACCACCTCAGCGACCCTTCCGAGTCTGTGACCACAAGCGGACGGTCCGGAAAGGACTGACTGCTGCCACCCGCCAGGAGCTACTAGATAAG GTACTGGAGACCCTGCTCTTAAGCGGAGTGCTAACACTGGTACTGGAGGAGGATGGGACCGCCGTGGAGAATGAGGACTTCTTCCAGCTGCTCGAGGATGACACATGTCTGATGGTGCTAGAGCGAGGACAGAGCTGGAGTCCCAGG AGTGGGATGTTGTCATACGGCCTAGGACGGGAGAAGCCAAAACACAGCAAGGACATCGCCCGAATCACCTTTGATGTGTACAAGCAAAATCCTCGAGACCTCTTCGGCAGCCTCAACGTCAAAGCTACCTTCTACGGGCTCTATTCCATGAGCTGTGATTTTCAAGGAGTTGGACCCAAAAAAGTGCTCAG GGAGCTCCTTCGCTGGACTTCCTCACTGCTGCAAGGCCTGGGTCATATGCTGCTGGGGATTTCATCTACCCTGCGCCACGTGGTGGAGGGCGCCGAGCGGTGGCAGTGGCACAAGCAGACTCACCTCCATTCATAA
- the Ltb4r2 gene encoding leukotriene B4 receptor 2 yields the protein MWVLAPILKAPPGGFLQPPSRRMSVCYRPPGNETLLSWKASRATGTAFLLLAALLGLPGNGFVVWSLAGWRPTAGRPLAATLVLHLALADGAVLLLTPLFVAFLSGRAWPLGQVGCKAVYYVCALSMYASVLLTGLLSLQRCLAVTRPFLAPRLRSPALARRLLLGVWLAALVLAVPAAVYRHLWGDGVCQLCHPSAVHAAVHLSLETLTAFVLPFGTILGCYGVTLARLRGARWGSGRHGTRVGRLVSAIVLAFGLLWAPYHAVNVLQAVAALAPPEGPLAKLGGAGQAARAGTTALAFFSSSVNPVLYVFTAGDLLPRAGPRFLTRLFEGSWEARGGSRSREGTMELRTTPRLKVVGQGRGNGDPGGGGRMEKDSQEW from the coding sequence ATGTGGGTCTTGGCCCCAATCTTGAAGGCTCCACCCGGTGGATTCTTGCAGCCCCCTTCTCGGAGGATGTCGGTCTGCTATCGTCCGCCCGGGAATGAGACGCTGCTGAGCTGGAAGGCCTCGCGGGCCACCGGCACCGCCTTCCTGCTGCTGGCGGCGTTGCTGGGACTGCCGGGCAACGGCTTCGTAGTGTGGAGCTTGGCAGGCTGGCGGCCCACCGCGGGGCGGCCGCTGGCGGCCACACTTGTGCTGCACCTGGCGCTGGCCGACGGCGCGGTGCTTCTGCTCACCCCGCTCTTTGTGGCTTTCCTGAGCGGCAGGGCCTGGCCCCTGGGCCAGGTGGGCTGCAAGGCGGTGTACTACGTGTGCGCGCTCAGCATGTACGCCAGCGTGCTGCTCACCGGACTGCTCAGCCTGCAGCGCTGCCTAGCTGTCACTCGGCCCTTCCTGGCTCCCCGACTGCGCAGCCCGGCCCTGGCCCGTCGCTTGCTGCTGGGGGTCTGGCTGGCCGCCCTGGTGCTCGCCGTCCCGGCCGCCGTCTACCGCCACCTCTGGGGCGATGGCGTGTGTCAACTGTGCCACCCGTCGGCGGTGCACGCCGCTGTTCATCTGAGCCTGGAGACCCTGACTGCCTTCGTCCTGCCTTTCGGGACAATCCTCGGCTGCTACGGCGTGACGCTGGCGCGGTTGCGGGGCGCGCGCTGGGGCTCGGGGCGACACGGCACGCGGGTGGGTCGTCTGGTGAGCGCCATCGTGCTGGCCTTCGGCTTGCTCTGGGCCCCCTACCACGCGGTCAATGTCTTGCAGGCGGTGGCTGCGCTCGCTCCGCCCGAAGGGCCCCTGGCCAAGCTTGGCGGGGCGGGCCAGGCGGCGCGCGCTGGAACTACAGCCTTGGCTTTCTTCAGTTCCAGCGTCAACCCGGTGCTCTACGTCTTCACTGCGGGGGATCTGCTGCCCCGGGCGGGGCCCCGGTTCCTTACTCGGCTCTTCGAGGGCTCTTGGGAGGCCCGAGGGGGCAGCCGCTCTAGGGAGGGCACCATGGAGCTCCGAACTACACCTAGGCTGAAAGtagtggggcagggcaggggcaatGGAGATCCTGGAGGCGGGGGTAGGATGGAGAAGGACAGTCAGGAATGGTAG
- the Ltb4r gene encoding leukotriene B4 receptor 1, translating into MASNTTSPAASSSPGGMSLSLPIVLLSVALAVGLPGNSFVVWSILKRMQKRSVTALLVLNLALADLAVLLTAPFFLHALSQRTWSFRVTGCRLCHYICGVSMYASVLLITVMSLDRSLAVARPFVSQKVRTKTVARWVLVSIWVVSFLLATPVLAYRTVKRYNRTLVCRSDYPSDGHSAFHLLFETTTGFLLPFLAVVASYSDIGRRLQARRFRRSRRTGRLVVLIILAFAAFWLPYHLVNLVEAGRALAGWDKDDSVGRRLKLARNVLIALAFLSSSVNPVLYACAGGGLLRSAGAGFVVKLLEATGSEGYSSRRGGTLGQTQRAAPANPEEGPTDNLTTSSTPS; encoded by the coding sequence ATGGCTTCCAATACTACATCTCCTGCAGCATCTTCCTCTCCCGGTggcatgtctctgtctctgcctattGTCCTACtgtctgtggccctggctgtgggGCTTCCTGGCAACAGCTTTGTGGTGTGGAGCATCTTGAAAAGGATGCAGAAGCGCTCTGTCACGGCCCTGCTGGTGCTGAACTTGgctctggctgacctggctgtGCTGCTCACGGCTCCCTTTTTCCTACACGCCCTGTCTCAACGCACCTGGAGTTTTAGAGTGACCGGTTGCCGCCTGTGCCACTATATTTGTGGAGTAAGCATGTATGCCAGCGTCCTGCTTATCACCGTTATGAGTCTGGACCGCTCGCTGGCAGTGGCTCGCCCCTTTGTGTCCCAGAAGGTGCGCACTAAGACGGTTGCCCGATGGGTGTTGGTAAGCATCTGGGTGGTGTCTTTTCTGCTGGCCACACCGGTCCTTGCGTACCGTACCGTAAAACGGTACAACAGGACTCTGGTCTGCCGTTCGGACTACCCTAGCGACGGGCACAGTGCCTTCCATCTGCTCTTCGAAACCACCACGGGCTTCCTGCTGCCCTTCCTGGCCGTGGTGGCCAGCTACTCTGACATCGGACGCAGGCTGCAGGCTCGGCGCTTCCGCCGCAGTCGCCGCACCGGCCGCCTGGTGGTGCTCATCATCCTGGCCTTCGCCGCCTTCTGGCTGCCTTACCACCTGGTGAACCTGGTGGAGGCCGGGCGCGCGCTGGCGGGCTGGGACAAGGACGACTCGGTGGGGCGGCGTCTGAAGCTGGCCCGCAACGTGCTCATCGCGCTGGCCTTCCTGAGCAGCAGCGTGAACCCGGTGCTGTACGCGTGCGCGGGCGGCGGCTTGCTGCGCTCGGCCGGCGCCGGCTTCGTAGTCAAGCTGCTGGAGGCCACTGGCTCCGAGGGGTACAGCTCCCGCCGCGGGGGCACCCTGGGCCAGACCCAGAGGGCCGCACCCGCCAATCCCGAGGAAGGCCCCACTGACAACTTGACgacctcctccaccccctcctgA